One Idiomarina loihiensis L2TR genomic window carries:
- a CDS encoding formylglycine-generating enzyme family protein: MVKWLGVAGVLLSPLVLADPVLINGGTFEPPVLLDKERLSIEMESFMLDATPVTNQEFLEFVIEQPQWQRDNIAALFHDGNYLKHWDDNTEFAKGKDNEPVTYVSWFAAREYCSAQGGRLPGLNEWEYASVKYRQQQNISDDDYARNLFAWYSQPHSAKQQTVDPNAEQLMHMHDRVNEWVDDYQLLLTNGDDVDLLSGSCGDGARFMSSFSNANYATFFRYQSRSDYAPQSATSTMGFRCAYDLENDHE, from the coding sequence ATGGTTAAGTGGCTTGGAGTTGCAGGTGTTTTATTGTCACCCTTAGTGCTCGCTGATCCAGTTCTGATCAATGGTGGTACTTTCGAACCTCCGGTCTTACTGGACAAAGAGCGCCTCAGTATAGAAATGGAAAGTTTCATGCTGGACGCAACCCCTGTCACTAACCAAGAGTTTCTGGAATTTGTCATTGAACAACCTCAGTGGCAGCGAGACAACATCGCTGCCCTATTCCATGATGGAAATTACCTGAAGCATTGGGATGATAATACTGAATTTGCTAAAGGCAAAGACAACGAACCAGTCACTTATGTGTCTTGGTTTGCCGCACGCGAATACTGCTCCGCACAAGGTGGCCGTTTGCCTGGTCTTAACGAGTGGGAGTATGCGTCGGTCAAATATCGGCAACAGCAGAACATCAGCGACGATGATTATGCCCGTAACCTGTTTGCCTGGTACAGCCAGCCACACAGTGCGAAACAACAAACCGTCGACCCAAATGCTGAGCAATTGATGCACATGCACGACCGTGTCAACGAATGGGTAGACGACTATCAATTATTATTAACCAACGGCGATGACGTCGATTTGCTCTCCGGCTCATGTGGCGACGGAGCGCGCTTTATGTCGAGTTTTAGTAACGCCAATTACGCCACATTTTTCCGTTATCAGTCACGCAGTGATTACGCCCCGCAAAGTGCGACCAGCACTATGGGTTTTCGTTGCGCATACGACCTGGAGAACGACCATGAATAA
- a CDS encoding SCO family protein, whose product MNKLLKLTALASLIFAVQSFAQDHSHHNMHKNQTANDHSNHTAMNAAEVSHSESVYQIDATWNTHKNSQLKLSELEGHPVILSMIYGSCTTACPVLVHDVKRLYSKLDEDTKQQVKLVMVSFDTDRDTPEALADYVKQYQLNNDNWLFLNGSEQDIRTLATVLGVRYRQRPDGDFDHSNLITILDKQGLIVERIEGLSQPMEKPANVVAKLVND is encoded by the coding sequence ATGAATAAATTGCTAAAATTGACCGCCCTGGCCTCTTTGATCTTTGCTGTCCAGTCTTTTGCGCAGGATCACTCGCATCACAATATGCACAAGAATCAGACAGCTAACGACCACAGCAATCATACGGCAATGAACGCAGCAGAGGTCTCTCACTCCGAGTCGGTATACCAGATAGATGCTACCTGGAACACGCATAAGAATAGCCAACTCAAGCTTTCAGAACTTGAAGGTCATCCCGTTATTCTTTCCATGATTTATGGCAGTTGCACCACCGCCTGCCCAGTGTTGGTTCATGACGTAAAACGCTTATACAGCAAGCTGGACGAAGACACTAAACAGCAAGTTAAGCTCGTTATGGTGAGTTTTGACACCGATCGCGATACACCCGAGGCACTCGCTGACTATGTTAAGCAGTATCAACTTAACAACGACAACTGGCTGTTTCTGAACGGTTCGGAGCAGGATATCAGAACCTTAGCTACAGTACTTGGCGTGAGGTATCGACAGCGTCCGGACGGTGATTTTGATCACAGCAATTTGATCACTATTCTCGATAAACAAGGGCTTATTGTTGAACGCATAGAAGGCCTAAGCCAGCCAATGGAGAAGCCAGCTAACGTTGTCGCTAAACTGGTTAACGATTAA